One genomic window of Cygnus olor isolate bCygOlo1 chromosome 3, bCygOlo1.pri.v2, whole genome shotgun sequence includes the following:
- the SCAF8 gene encoding SR-related and CTD-associated factor 8 isoform X5, producing MDRFDFGEEPEQNEEPKKETPTSQLPLVPESVNNSLFHQLAEQLQQQNLEHLRQQLLEQQQPQKASPNEENQEGNFGSEHSASPSQGSSQQQFLEAETNVDDSMDIQQQDMDIDEVQDVAEEEIFEQEEKKSTVRSRSRTRSRSRSRSPRKRRSRSRSGSRKRKHRKRSRSRSRERKRKSSRSYSSERRAREREKERQKKGLPPIRSKTLSVCSTTLWVGQVDKKATQQDLTNLFEEFGQIESINMIPPRGCAYVCMVHRQDAYRALQKLSSGSYKIGSKIIKIAWALNKGVKTEYKQFWDVDLGVSYIPWEKVKLDDLEGFAEGGMIDQETVNTEWETARNSEPAKETTQTTQTTTVDKSTVITTQTEAYTQPVTMLQIPVAPAVPAVSLVPPAFPVTMSVPPPGYSAIPPPPFLRASFNPSQPPPGFMPPPVPPVVPPPVVPPPVVPPVVPTPLVQPPLPITQETMKDVPFTSLVLPVGTVTSNLATPTLSAGSVFNPLPINKPESDEKGSHLTDLQISSSENNRAVQSDVTSSSGLVGGVQPPSVSSSSGLTGEGQPPSVSSSSGLAGGVQPPIVSSSSGLVGGVQPPTVSSSSGLAGGVQLPTVSSSSSLAGGVQPTSVSSSSGLMAGVQPPNVSSSSGLLAGVHPPSISSSPGLLPGMQPPSVSSSSGVLAGVQPPSVSNNSGLLIMPPPNVSSSSGLMGVPPPNISSSSGLLAMQHPAGVQNMPHLNISNQRMPGMPLIDIRPGLMPHSPGPRFPLMQPGVPPQRSIPPPAILDPSLHPPPRGPFPPGDIFNQTERPFGAPGRQNIDSISNPEKRLPLGGDNIQQEGDRDYRFPPVENRDNLNRPSPVDVRDPVGRPPIDPREGVGRPPVDGREHFARPHIDMRENFGRPGIDNLGRREHFAFNSDKHWGQRGDYDEREHHTFPIYGGPKGFHEDRERFRHVNYRFDSRSGPNWNRGFEPDAHRDFDDRRRPWERQRDRDDRDFNFCREINGNRFGRDRMSNNWIPPPHPRVFEYFDGAAPQRKADNMPQVNGENTETESQPPTAQVQDEPELYEKLTSSVEINKEKSDTEADIESEPVVESTETEGT from the exons ATGGACAGGTTTGACTTTGGGGAAGAACCTGAACAAAATGAAGAGCCTAAAAAGGAAACTCCTACTTCCCAACT gCCTTTAGTACCAGAATCTGTGAACAACTCGCTTTTTCACCAACTAGCTGAACAGCTACAGCAACAAAATTTAGAACATCTGCGACAACAGCTTTTGGAGCAACAGCAGCCTCAAAAG GCAAGCCCTAACGAGGAAAATCAAGAAGGAAATTTTGGTTCAGAGCACTCTGCGTCACCATCACAAGGGAGCAGTCAACAACAGTTTTTAGAAGCGGAAACAAATGTAGATGATTCAATGGATATTCAGCAACAG GACATGGATATAGATGAAGTACAGGACGTTGCTGAAGAAGAGATTTttgaacaagaagaaaagaaatcaactgTTCGTTCAAGATCAAGAACTCGTTCAAGATCTCGTTCAAG ATCACCAAGAAAACGACGGTCTAGATCACGATCTGGTTCTCGTAAGCGTAAACACAGAAAGCGTTCACGCTCAAGAtcaagagaaaggaagaggaagtcATCTCGATCATACTCCAGTGAAAGAAGGGctagagaaagggaaaaagaacgTCAGAAAAAAGGATTGCCTCCTATACGGTCAAAAACACTAAGTG TTTGCAGTACTACTCTTTGGGTAGGTCAAGTAGACAAGAAGGCTACGCAGCAAGATTTGACTAACTTGTTTGAAGAATTTGGACAAATAGAATCTATTAAT atgATTCCCCCAAGAGGTTGTGCTTACGTCTGCATGGTTCATAGACAAGATGCATATCGTGCTCTTCAGAAACTTAGTTCTGGGTCCTATAAAATTGGATCTAAAATTATTAAG ATTGCCTGGGCTTTGAATAAAGGTGTGAAAACAGAGTACAAGCAATTCTGGGATGTGGATCTGGGAGTTTCATATATTCCTTGGGAGAAAGTAAAATTGGACGATTTGGAGGGATTTGCTGAAGGTGGAATGATTGACCAGGAGACAGTAAATACAG AATGGGAAACAGCCAGGAACTCAGAACCTGCTAAAGAAACTACTCAAACTACCCAGACTACTACAGTTGATAAGAGCACAGTTATCACAACGCAGACAGAAGCTTACACACAACCAGTCACTATGCTGCAG ATTCCAGTAGCTCCAGCTGTGCCTGCTGTTAGCTTAGTTCCACCTGCGTTTCCTGTCACAATGTCTGTCCCTCCTCCTGGTTATAGCGCAATTCCTCCTCCACCCTTTTTGCGAGCAAGTTTCAACCCTTCACAGCCACCTCCAG GTTTTATGCCTCCCCCAGTTCCTCCTGTTGTCCCTCCTCCTGTTGTCCCACCACCTGTTGTCCCACCAGTTGTTCCAACAC CTTTAGTACAGCCTCCATTACCAATTACACAAGAGACGATGAAGGATGTTCCTTTTACTAGCCTCGTTTTACCAGTTGGCACAGTTACAAGTAATCTAGCTACTCCAACGTTGTCTGCTGGAAGTGTTTTTAATCCTCTGCCAATCAACAAACCGGAATCAGATGAAAAGGGATCACATCTTACAGACCTTCAGATTTCTTCCAGTGAAAACAATAGAGCTg TGCAAAGTGATGTCACAAGTAGCTCTGGACTTGTTGGAGGAGTGCAGCCACCCAGTGTTTCAAGCAGTTCTGGGCTTACTGGAGAAGGCCAGCCACCTAGTGTCTCAAGCAGCTCTGGACTTGCAGGAGGAGTGCAGCCACCCATTGTCTCAAGCAGCTCTGGACTTGTAGGAGGAGTGCAACCACCAACTGTTTCAAGCAGTTCTGGTCTTGCAGGAGGAGTGCAGCTACCCACTGTCTCCAGTAGCTCTTCACTTGCAGGAGGAGTTCAGCCAACTAGTGTCTCAAGTAGCTCTGGACTTATGGCTGGAGTGCAACCACCAAATGTCTCAAGTAGCTCAGGGCTTCTAGCTGGAGTGCATCCACCCAGCATCTCAAGTAGCCCTGGCCTTCTACCAGGAATGCAGCCACCCAGTGTCTCAAGCAGCTCAGGAGTTCTGGCAGGAGTGCAGCCACCAAGTGTCTCAAACAACTCTGGTCTTCTCATAATGCCACCACCCAATGTTTCGAGTAGTTCTGGACTTATGGGAGTGCCACCACCAAATATTTCAAGTAGTTCTGGACTTCTGGCAATGCAGCATCCAGCTGGTGTTCAAAATATGCCTCATTTAAATATAAGTAATCAAAGGATGCCAGGAATGCCTCTCATAGATATCCGTCCAGGCCTAATGCCCCACTCACCTGGACCAAGGTTTCCATTAATGCAGCCAGGAGTGCCACCACAGCGTAGTATTCCTCCTCCAGCAATCCTTGATCCATCTCTTCACCCACCACCTCGAGGTCCTTTTCCTCCAGGAgatatttttaatcaaacagAAAGACCTTTTGGAGCACCAGGAAGACAAAATATTGATAGCATTTCTAATCCAGAGAAAAGACTACCACTTGGAGGGGATAACATACAGCAGGAAGGAGACAGAGATTATCGTTTTCCTCCAGTAGAAAATCGAGATAATCTTAACAGACCATCCCCAGTGGATGTCAGAGATCCTGTTGGACGACCACCAATTGATCCAAGAGAGGGTGTAGGACGGCCTCCAGTAGATGGAAGAGAACATTTTGCAAGACCACATATAGACATGAGAGAAAATTTTGGAAGACCAGGTATAGATAATCTTGGCCGAAGAgagcattttgctttcaattCAGACAAGCACTGGGGACAGAGAGGAGATTATGATGAAAGAGAGCATCATACCTTCCCTATTTATGGTGGCCCTAAAGGCTTCCatgaagacagagagagatttCGGCATGTAAACTATAGATTTGATAGTAGAAGTGGTCCCAATTGGAATAGAGGATTTGAACCAGATGCTCACAGAGATTTTGATGACCGCAGAAGACCCTGGGAAAGACAGAGGGATAGGGATGACAGAGATTTTAacttttgcagagaaattaatGGGAACAGGTTTGGAAGAGACAGAATGTCAAACAACTGGATCCCTCCTCCACATCCACGggtttttgaatattttgatgGGGCCGCTCCCCAGCGCAAAGCTGATAATATGCCCCAGGTAAACGGTGAAAATACAGAGACAGAAAGTCAGCCACCAACTGCACAGGTGCAGGACGAACCAGAACTTTATGAAAAACTGACCTCTTCCGTCGAGATAAACAAAGAGAAGAGTGACACAGAAGCTGATATAGAAAGTGAACCAGTGGTAGAAAGCACAGAAACTGAGGGGACATAA